AACATCATCTGGTGTGATTGTTGTGATTCCCTTATGTGCAACATCATCAAAATCAATCGTCATTCCAAAACCAAATTGGCTTAAAATAACAGCTTTATAGGCAGCATCGATACCTTCGACGTCATTTGTTGGGTCACTTTCAGCATAACCAAGCTCTTGAGCTGTTTTAAGCGCATCTTCGTAAGTCCAACCTTCATCAACCATTTTAGTCATCATAAAGTTAGATGTACCATTAAGGACACCCAAAATACGTGTAACTTTATCAGAAGTAAGTGAATTAGCAAGCGTACGAAGAATTGGAATACCACCAGCAACAGCTGCTTCATAATAGAAAGCAACGCCTTTATCTTTGGCAAGTTCAATTAATTCTTTACCATGAGTGGCAATCAAGTCTTTATTGGCAGAAACAACATTTTTTCCTGCTTCAAGTGCTTTTGTAATGAATGTACGAGCAGGCTCAATGCGTCCCATTAATTCAATAACAATGTCAATACTATCATCACTCAAAATATCATCAACATTTGTTACGAAATTATAATCATTTCCAGCAGCTAACAAACGATTTTTTTCATCATCATCTTTGACAAGAACCTTAGTGATTTCAATCGTGTCATGGGCTGCTTCAGTAATTTTTGATTGATTTTCTTTCAAAAGAAAAGGAACACCACTGGCAACAGTACCAAAACCGAGTAAAGCAATTTTTATTGACATCTTTTTCTCCTTAATAAGCAAATTTCGAAAAGCATAGCCAAATTTTCAGGCTACCCACTCTCAAATAAAAACATTTCCTACATTATACCATAAAATTATTCAGAATTTACAGAAAAATAACGTCCTTTGAAAATCTTTCCGCAATTTATAGTAAACAGTTCCCTTTGTCTTAAAAAAATAGTACAATAGGAGTAGACTTTTGTGAGGAGATCGTTAAATATTATGGAAAAACGTCGTCAACATCAAAAACATAGCAACAAGCCATTAGCTATTATAAATATTATTCTATTAATAGCGTGTATTGTCGCAAGTGTTTTTCTTTTTATAGCTTTAAAGGAGAACAACTCCATTTTTTCAACAACTAAAACCGAACAAGTGTCATCATCAAGTGCTAGCCATACAAATACTACCACGACTTCTTCTGCATCAACAGTGACAAGCGACAGCTCTTCTGCTAATACCAATGAAAACGAGGTTAACTGGGTTAAACAGGATTCAAATGTCTCTGTTCCCATTCTTATGTATCACGCCATCCACGTTATGGCTGCGGAAGAAGCTTCAAATGCTAACCTCATCGTCGATCCGACAACATTTGAAAGCCATATTCAACTTCTTTCTGAAGAAGGTTACTACTTTTTAACACCCGAAGAAACCTACAAAGTTTTAACTGAAAATGTGCTTCCAAACGGCAATAGTAAAATTGTTTGGTTAACGTTTGATGATAGTCTTTGGGATTTTTATGACAATGCTTACCCTATCTTGCAAAAATACGGTGCAAAAGCAACAAACAATGTCATTACAAGCACTGTTGGAAATAGCGGAAATTTATCACTCGATGAAATGTTAGAAATGAAAGCAAACGGTATGTCTTTCCAAAACCACACCGTGACACATCCTGATTTGTCAGCTAGTGATGACGCAACTCAGACTTTTGAAATGGAAGATTCTAAAAACTATCTCGATACCAATCTTAATCAAGATACTATCGCTATCGCCTATCCAGCTGGGCGTTATTCTGACACAACACTTCAAATTGCAGCAAACCTTAATTATAAACTCGGCCTAACGACCAACGAAGGTATTGCCAGTGCTAGCGACGGCTTATTATCATTAGATCGTGTCCGTATCTTGCCGACAACAACTGCTGATAGCCTTATCGCAAGTATTAGCTAACATATCATAAAAGCCCCCCTTTTAAAAAAGAGGGCTTTCTTGCTATAATCGCATTGTTATCAGCTTATTGCTATTTATTTTTCTTATGATTTCTAACGAAACTATGGATTAAGAAAGCTAAATTTCCTAAAAAAAGTGCCGACCATAAATACACAAATACCATATTTGAATGGGCAATATTGTAAATAATTGCCACAAAGAAAATAATCAAATAGATGACTGACATGTAATAAAAAGAATTATTTTGCATACGTCACAGCTCCTTCAACCTGTCATATCTTATCATAATTTTAGAAGGTTGTCTATTATTGGGCAGAGCTCTAAAAATTTTCGTATTGTATTATAGAAGAAACTTACCAAAACTAGATAAAACGAAGCTTAATTGGATCGAAATTTTATACTTATCTTATAACTAAGCAATCATAAATGCGGTTTCATTTTTTAAAAATATTTTTATGTGGGCCTTACTTTATCTATACTTTAGGTTAGAGTCGTATAATGGAGTTAATATATAGCTATAAACAAGGAGCTCCCAACTCTCGTTTTCTTTGTTTTCCTGTTAGGAAAGGGTCGCAGCATGATAGACGGAAAAACGAAACAAACTAAAGAAACCAAGGATAGGCTTTTTCAAGCTCTTATCTCCCTAATGGAAAATAAAAGCTACGAAGAAATCAAAATTAAGATGTTCTTGATTTGTCAGGTGTTTCAAGACGAACATTTTACCGACATTTTGCCAATAAAAATGAATTGCTAAATCACTATTTTAAACAAATTATCAATCGTTACCTTACTGAAAGAAAGTATTTTACTGAAACGGATAATTTTGAGGATATGTTGGCTGAATCAATGAACTTTTGGTATCAAGAACGTGAAACATTGCACATCTTGATAAAATACCAACACTACGATTTTTTCTTTCACCAATTCAACGAGCACGCCAAGGAAGTTTACATGAGTATCACACTTCCATGGTTCGCTTGCAGCGGGAAAACTGATACCCAAAATTATGCAATGAGCTTTATCGTTGGCGGTTACTACAACACCTTGCGCAATTGGCTCATGCAGGAAAATCCAGAAGAACCAAAGAAAATTGCTCACGATATCCAACGAATGATTATCAAACTGACCGATCTCTTTGATTTAGACGAAACAAATAACATTGATAACCTTTAACAAATAAAATCAACTCTGTATTCCATGCAAAATCAAGGTTGGCATAGAATATAGAGTCTGTTTTTCTGTTCTAAAATCATTAACTATCCGCGTTGTCGTCATATATCTGTTCTATATCTTTTAGCAGTTCTTTATAGTTATCTAATAATTCTGTTTTCTCATCCGAGTTAGTCAAATACTCATCCGCCAAAGTATAATAAAGATAACCATATTTTTCTGCTACATCACCTGTATCAACTTTTTAGATACTGTCAATAATTTTGTGTAAACACTCTAGTAGAGTTACGGAGTGTTAATCAAATAAGTTTTCAAGTGTGTCAGAACATTGGCCAAACCCTTTATGGATGCGTTGACTTTGCTTAAAATTATAATCTTAAAACAGAGTAACTAAATAACGTTCCAGAGCCTCCTTGTTAGGAAAAAGAACCTTCTTTTTCGTTTGACGTTTGATTTCTTTATTGAGAGACTCAATGAGGTTTGTCGAATAAATGCTATGCCAAATCTGGTAGGGAAACTGATAAAAAGTTAAAAGATTATCCGCATTCTCCAGACTCTCCATTATTTTCTTATACTTTGGTTTCCATTCAGCGATAAAGTCCTCCAAAGCTTGTACTGCCATTTCTAAATTTTCAGCACGATAAATCATTTTAAATTGCTCCAGAATAACTGCCCGATCAGATTGCTTCACTTTACTAGTCAAATTTCGACTAATATGAATTAAGCAACGTTGTTGTTTAGCTAATGGGTAAGCCTGACTGATCATCTGCTCAAGTCCTTTGAAGCCTGTCTAACAGGGTGGATCAAGAAGCATTGTTTTCATTTGGGGCGATTTCATATCCAAGAACAGCCTTCTGTCTTTCTGGTATAATGCCAAGTGCGATATGAATACATTCTTTACTAACGGTTCCACGTCTTAATGGAAGAGAAGATAGGTTTCATCAAGGAATAAAACAGAGTCGTTAGCTTCTAAGCTTCTCTCATGAAAAGCAGAGATATTCTCCTGAGTTGCTTTTGAGATATTCGAAATTGTGGCAGGACTATAGTGATGACCATACATTCGCTCGATAATATCACTAATTTCTCGAGTCCTTACACCGATTTGATAGAGTTTGAAAACCATCTTTTCTAAGTGGTCATCTTGACGTCCATAAGCAGGGATTAAAGCTGGACTAAAGTTCTCATTACAATCTTTTGGAATGATCAACTGAACAGTCCCATATTTGGTTTCAAATTTTCGTGAATACGTTCCATTACGACTATTCCAAGAATTATAGCCTACTTTATCGTAAAGTTCATACCCTAAAAAGGCTGATAACTCTGTCTGAAGCAGATCATTTATAGCTGTTTCAAGAGAAGTACGGAAAGATTCATCAATATCTTGTTTTTGGGCTAGGAAGTTAAGCAAGTCTGTGGTAAACTGAGTCATAGGAATAAATCTCTTTCTAGTAATGTTTCGCAACTCTACTATAACGGATTTATTCCTTTTTGTGTTTACACTACCTATTTGTTTTTATTTTACTATAAAAGATTAATTTATGAGTGATTTTTCGGAATTTTTAATGTTATAACGTTGAAAATGACACAAACGACAATCTACCCTATCAATGTCCAGATAATCTGTGTTGCTCGGCTATTTCCATAAGCTAAAATAGCATTAACTGGCAAGGCTATCGGTATCCAAAAATAATTTACAAAGACACCATTTGAAGCAAAAAGGGTGAAGCTATCACTACAAAAATATTAGATACATTGTGTTTCATACTTGACTGTAAAGTCGAAGAGGTTATAGAATACCGAAACGAATAACCGCCCCTTTTCTTAAGATACAAGAAACCCGCTAATTCTAAGACCAGCGGGTTTATCAGTTTTATTAGGCTACTTGAGTAGTTACCCTATTATTTAAGAGTAACAATAACACACGTTACTCTGTTGGCGGTATAATTGGCTTTTTAGCCGTTACTCAGAGTTTGGCAGGAATTTTGGCATAAAATGGAATCCAGTCCTGCACTAATTACATTTTGGGTGATTTCTTCTGATACTGTTTTATCTAATGCATTAAACCAGTGACTATATGTATTTAAGGTTGTAGACTTATCAGCATGTCCCATTCGTCTTGCCACATATAAAATATCTTTCCGCAAAACATTTATGAGATAGGAAGCATGACTGTGCCGCAATCCTTTTCCTGTTATCACTGGTACTCCAACTTCTTTAGCTTTTCTCTTAATGATTCGACAGATCGTTGATTTACAAAACGGTTCACCAAATCGTGAAATAATGAAATCTGTATCTTGATTGGCAACTTGATTTTTTCGCCAATTTTCCAATACTGATATTGTCACATCATCCAGTTCAATGAGGCGTTCTCCAGCAGGTGTTTTGGTTTGGTCTTTACGATACCAATTTCCATTTTCATCCTTCTCTAAGGTTGTATGAACTTTCAAGAATTTATGTTCAAAATCGACATCTTCCCACCATAACGATAAACCTTCACTTACACGAACACCTGTCATATAATATAACCAAATAGTTGTGAATCTTTGTAAATCTTCGTAATCTTGTAAATCAAATGATTTAATAAAGTTCTGAAACTCAATATAAGTCCAAAATGGAGTATCAGGGTGCTTGCCTCTAGGGTTATCTAACGCCTTGCATGGCATAGATGAAATATATCCTAATCTCTCAGCATATCCCATACAAGCCTTAAATCGTGACCATAAATTCTTTGCATAATTTTCAGAATAATGCTCAATGATGTGCAATCTAAAAGATTCACAATCTCTAGCTGTTATGCCTTTTAAAGGTTTAGAGCCAAAATACTGAATAAATAACTTATGATGTGGCAAAGCAGTTTTATAAGTTACAGCTTGTACCTTTTGCTTATAAGCTCTTAGATAAATGGTATTCATATAACTTTCAAATGTTATATTATAATTTTCAATACTAAGGTTATTAATAAACTCATACCTAATTCGAACCAGTTCATCATACGCTTCTTTCATTGTAGTAAATGGCTTACCATACTGATTCTTTCTAGCTTTCTTTTGAACTCGTTTACCTGTTACTGGATCAACACCAAGATCAGCCTGATAAAATATCTTGCCATTCTTATCACAATAAACACCTTTATACTTTTTTTGATTTTTTGTAGCCATCTTTAATTCTCACTTTCTAAATTGTCTTCAGAGAGTGAAATTCCGATTAACTCTTCTACTATATCTTTAGGAGCAATACCAAGTCTTCTATTGTCAAAGGGCGATTTACTTAATTGTACCGCATTATGGTCAACTTTGCGAGCTTCTTCAAACTTTTTTACTGCTATTCTTTTTGCTTCTCTAATGATGTTTCTTGCCGTATGTTCAGGAAAACCAATATTCATCAAGTTTTTATATGTTACTGTTTTCATACCTCCACTCCTGTCAAAAAAATTATTTCCTCAGTAGGTATGATTGGTTAAATCACTCATGGGCGTCTCACCCGCTGTCCTTTTACGATGGCAGCCTGAACGTTCAGAAGTATCATTGTCCTTATTTGTGGTCATGGCAGATAGAGAACCACTCTATTTTATAGCCGACAATTATCGCTCCTATCACGGCGTATCTCACTAAATTGCTCGACAAATAAGAAAGTCCCACCTCGGTTTATTCAATTGTCAATGAACAAATCAAGGAGAGACTATTTAATATTATTTTTGATTCGGTGAGGGAAATCAGTTTGTCCCAATAAATAATCAGTACTAACGCCATAGAAATTTGAAAGACTAATTAGAACTTCCGCTGATAACTTTCGCTCACCTCTTTCCAATTTTGCATATGCAGAATTAGTAAGAGACAGAAGTTTCGCAATATCAGATTGCGTTAAATCTCTATCTTCCCTCAGATTCCTTATCCGCTGGTACATCTAGCTTTCTCCTAAGAAAAGTATATGTCACTTTCAGAAAAAAGCTGGGAAATTATCATAATATGACAGTAATTATTGTTTAGTTAAAACCAACAATTATTTTTGTAAATATTTCAATACTATTTTGAATATATTCTAGATTGACTACTACCTCAAACCACCTGACATTAGATTATACAAATTTTATATTGGATTTTTGTAAATTTCTAAAGTCCCTATTTCTAGATTCCGTTCAGCTAACTTTAATTTACAAAATAGTAATATCAAATGATTTAATACTAGTTTGACCTGGTTCTACAAATGTAACCCCCTGCTTCTCTTCCAATATATCTGATTCCTCTAATGATGTTGATAATCCACTCCATGGCTCTAAGGCTATAAATGGACTTTGATTAGTGGTGGACCAAATAATTAAATGTGGAAAATCTTTAAAATCCACCTTAATTCCCTTATTACTTTTTTTAGACTTCAAACTGACACTACGTGACTTTAGTTGATCTAGGGTAATAGCATCGTGTGAAAACAAAGAATAATCCAAATCTAATTTATTTTGATTTTCAAGAAAAGGGGTTCTATCTTGTAAATCAAGTAATCCAGTATTTGGAAAACTCTTTGGAATGCTACATGTTTCATATTCAGAAAATTCTAAATAATAATCTTCGTATTTCTCGTTATCTTCTAAAGGGCAATTAAATCCTGGGTGACCTCCAATAAAGTAAGGAATTGAACGTTCAATTTCACTGCTTATCACCTGATATTCCGTTGTTATCGTTGAACCATGTAATTTATATATAATATTCAACACAAAATGATAAGGATATTCTTTAAGTGTTTTTTCATTAGCCTTAAAACTAAAGGACACTGTGCTGTCATCTATCTTACAATAATCAAAATTTTCCTTTCTAACTAATCCATGTCGTGGAATAATTCCAGTAAAATGAGGTTTTTCTGCTGGTCCATATATTGCCCAATCATTCCTCAAACTTCCACAAATCGGAAATAAAACTGGCGCTTGTCCACTCCAATATTCTGGATTACCTTGCCAAAGGTATTCAACTCCATCTTTATCTTTAATAGAAGATAAAGCACCACCAAACTCCGAAAACTGTACCGTTAACTGTTCATTTTTTAATTCAATAACCATATTTTTCACTCCGTTAAACAAAACAAGAGCGTCAGTATTAAACCCACGCTCTTATCTTGCGTTAGAAATTTTTAAGAAGAATACTATCTATTCAATAACCTGAGTTTCTGCTACTTGTTTATACCAGTAGGCTGATTTTTTCGGATAACGTTCCTGTGTTTCAAAATCTACATAGAAGAGACCATATCGTTTTTCGTAACCATTTGACCACGAGAAGACATCCATCAAGGACCAAATAAAGTATCCTTTAACATTTGCCCCATCCGCAATGGCATCTGAAATGACTTCTAAGTGTTTCTTCACGTAGTCAATGCGTGCATCGTCATACACCGTGTTATCGACAAATTCATCTTTATATCCCAAACCATTTTCAGTGATGTAGATCTTCTTGTAGTTTGGATAATCTTTCTTGACACGCATGATTTGATCATACAAACCTTGAGGGTAGATGATCCAGTCCCAATCCGTCCGAGGTACATAGTCAGGAGCTACACGACGTCCAACACCTTTGATTTGGTATTTAGAGCTTCCTTTTTCCCCTTTACCATTGTGGATGATTTCAGTTTCGCCATCAAAGGCTTCCATCCAGTCACTCATGTAGTAGTTAATTCCAAGGAAGTCGTTCAAATCTTTAGCTGCTTCAAGCGCTGCAAAGTCTTCGTCCCGAAGATCCAGACTACCACCATTAACAGACAAAATGTGGTTTACACCTTCCATGGTTGCATCTGAATAGTGTCCAAGGTAGGTTGCATCCAAGATAAATTTGTTGTGGATGATATCTTCCAACTCAGCAGCACGTACGTCTGCAGGATTTTTAGGATCCAATGGATACTTAGTTGGAAGGGCGTGAACAACCCCGATTTCACCTTTGTAGCCTTTGTCTTTGTACAATTTCACAGCACGTGCATGAGAAACCATCATATTGTGGTGTGATTGGAAGACTTTGGCAAGGTCATATTGAATACCTGGTGGGAATTTACCTACTAAGTATTGACCATCACCGATTGGGCCGATTTCATTGAAGGTTGTCCAGTAGTTTACTTCTGGGAATTCTTCAAAACAGAAAGCAGCATAATCTACAAAGTGTTCGATATTTTCACGATTTAAGAAGTCTCCATTTGAGTGAAGAGCTTCAGGAGTATCAAAGTGGTGAAGAGTTACGAATGGTTCTACATGACGTTTATGACATTCTGCAAATAACTTATGATAGAATTCTACCCCTTTTGGATTGACTTCACCATAGCCAGTTGGGAAAATACGTGACCAAGCAATAGAAATACGAATTCCGTTTACGCCATATTCTTCCGCCAACTGTAAGTCTACTGGATATTTATGGTAGAAATCACTCGCTGGTTCAGCAGTATACCAATAGTTGTCTGCTAAATATTTATCCCATGCAACTGGTCCTTTTCCGTCAGTATGAGTCGCACCTTCTGCCTGGTAAGCTGCTGTTGCGCCACCGAAAATAAAATCTTTAGGTAATGTTTTTGACATAAGTTTCCCCTTCTCAATCATAAAATAAAAATAAAGCAAGATGGAGAGGAGTAAGTGAGCAATCCTTCTCCATCTCACTTTAATCAACAGTAAATGTATTTATTATTGAAATTGTTCTTGAACGAATGCAAGAGCGCCTTTACCATCACGAGTCAACTTGATGTATTGAGCTCCTTCAGTCTTAGCCAATTTGATTCCAAGTTTATCTGTTTCAGCCTTCATATCTTCATAGTTTGAAGCTACTTGAGGAGCAAGAATAACAAGGTCAAATTCTGGCAACATTTCACGGTGAGCACCGTAACTACCAGCAGCAGCCTTCACAGGAACATTGTATTCTGCAGCAGCTTTATTCAAAGCGTTGGCAAGAAGTCCACTAGTTCCACCACCGGCACAAAGAACCAATACGTTAGTTTCTTTTGTGATATTGTTTTGAACTGGTTCACCTTCAACACCAGCTTTTTCAAGAATAGCATCTGCTTTTGCAGTGTTAAAGTTTGCAGCAACTTTTTCTTTCAAGCTATCGTTTGATTTACCAGAACGTTCTTCTTCAAGAATTTGTTCATCATAAACCTTCACGAATGGGTAGTAAATGATCACGTCAACTACTACTAATAGCGCAGCAAGGATGAAGGAAAGAACTTGGAAGTTTGTACCAAGGACAATTCCGAGAGGAGCAGGTGTTACCCATGGAAGGTTAGCGGAGAATGAGTTCATTCCCAAGGTATCAACAAAGAATTTGAAGATCCAGACGTTTGCGATTGGAGCAAAGATAAATGGAATGAAGAAGGTTGGGTTCAATACAATTGGAGCCCCGAAGAGAATTGGTTCATTGACCCCAAAGAATGTTGGAACAACTGAGGCACGTCCGATGGCACGGTTACGTTCTGATTTACAAACCCACATGAACAAGAATGGAACAATCAATGTAGCTCCTGTTCCACCCATGGTAACAATAAACATTTGAGTACCAGAAGTGATAACTTTATCTGCATGTTGTCCAGCTTGGATAAGATGCAAGTTGGTATCGATATTGGCATAAGTGATAGCAGCGATTGCTGGTTCGACAATTGAAGGACCGTGGATACCAACAAACCAGAAGAAGGCATAAGCACCAAAGATAAATGTAATTCCAAGGTAACCATCTGCAGCTGAGAAGAGAGGAGCAAGAAGGGTACCGATTGATTCTGCAACGGTTACACCAAGAGTTCCCTTAACAATGAGTTCAAGTCCATAAAGGAGAATAACCGATACAGTGAATGGAATCAAGTCTTTAAATACTTGAGAGATATTTGGTGGAACCTCTTCAGGCATACGAATAGTAACATTATTTTTCACACAGACCTTGTAAACATTAACTGTCACAAAGGCTGCAATAAATGCTGTCAAAAGACCTTTTGTTCCCATGAAGGCTGTCAAGAAGCCTCCTTCTTTTGCAGGCTCAGCTGCCATCAAAAGGAACCCTACCATAGATGCTAGCATCGTAGATAAGAAGTTAATCTGATTGGTCGCAGGTAGGTCACGGTTCATTGAGTCCGTCAAAGCTTTAGCGGTAGTACCACCAACAAAGAATGCTAGGATACCCATCGAATAGCTATAAGGAGTCATCAAGAAGGTCTCAATGTCTTTTGACCAGTGGAATCCCCAAGCATTTGGGACATAGGCAATAAGGATAAAGATAGATGAGAAAAGGATGACTGGCATACCAGCGATAAATCCATCACGAATAGCACGAAGATAGATGTTTCGAGAGATTTTTTCAAAGAACGGTTTCCCTTTCTCAATAAGTTCAATGAGTTTATGCATTATTTTGCTCCCCTTTTATAAAGTTCGATGAGGTGAGGAATCACATCTTTTAATAAGATAGCAGTCATTAAGTGGTCCTGACCATGCATCATGGTAACGCTGTATGGAAGTTCCTCCCCAGAAGCTTCTCGAGCCAACATAGCTGTCTGAGAATTGTGAGCCTCTGCAATACAGCTTCCTGCTTCTACTACAAGACTATCTGCCTTAGCAAAATCACCATTTTCAGCCGCTTTAAGCGCTTCTAAAAGTTTAGAGCGAGCATCTCCAGCATAAGCAACAATTTCAAACCCTAAGAGAGTCATCTCTTCTCTGTTCATAACAATATCCTCCGTTTTATGTTTTTACTATACTTTATCAGTCCATGGACTAGCTGTTTTAACAAGAACTTTGTTAAGTTCATCAATATTTTCGAATCCAGTAGTACGCAACCATTCACGTGCTGCTTTTTCACCTTCTTTGATGTAAGGTTCTACAGATCCTGCCCAAGTAGCACGTCCACAAAGCACACCATTAAACTTGGCACCTGAGTCGTGAGCAAACTGCAATGTTTCTTGGAACAATTTAGCAGATACACCTGCACTTAGGTAGATGTATGGAAGGTTAGTCGCTTCTTCTTGTGCTTTAAAGAAGTCAGCAGCTTCAGCTTTACTGTAAACCACTTCACCATCAGCAAAACCTTCGACATATTTAACGTTAACTGGTACTTCTACTTTAAGAACATCAATGTTAAAGCGTGGATCAGAGAAAACTTTCATCGCTTCAATGACTTTGCGAGGTTTCACTTTTGCATATTCGACAGAACCTGCATCTGAGATTTCTTCATCATAAGCAAGGATTTCCAAGAAGAAAGGAATATCTTCACCGACACATTCAGAACCAACACGTTCAATATAAGCTTGTTTTTGTTGGTTAAGTTCATCTGAGCTGTCTACATCATAGTAAAGTAAGAACTTAACGGCATCAGCGCCTTGCTCTTTGATACGTTTTGCAGACCAAACATCCAAGCAGTCAGGCAAACGTTTTGTACTTGATGTATCATAACCTGTTTTTTCATAGGCAAGAAGAAGACCTGCTTCTTTATCCAATGCTTTTGTTGCTGGAAGTCCATATTCAGGGTCAAGCAACATTGAAGAAGCGTATTTTGTAAGTTCATCAGCAACCAAAACCTTTAGTTCTTCCATTTGAGCTACAGTTGGTTCTGTATCTTGATACTGTGCCATCAAACGTTTCAAAGCACCACGTTGGTCAAATGCCAAAGCTGAGATAACACCGTTTTTATCTGAAATTTTTTCCAAAGATTTGCGTTTCTGTTCTGTAAGTACCATTTTTATACCTCTGTTACTTCTATCTGATTAAATAAACTATCGTAATTATTAAGATTGACATAGCCTGTTAGTGCTTCTTGAGCATTCAACATACCAAGTACATTCGCTTTTTTCAATAAGTCTTTATCATCCTCACCGTGAACTAAAGCTGACGTAATCCCTGCAACAGTTGAATCGCCAGACCCAA
This sequence is a window from Streptococcus macedonicus ACA-DC 198. Protein-coding genes within it:
- the lacE gene encoding PTS system, lactose-specific IIB component/PTS system, lactose-specific IIC component: MHKLIELIEKGKPFFEKISRNIYLRAIRDGFIAGMPVILFSSIFILIAYVPNAWGFHWSKDIETFLMTPYSYSMGILAFFVGGTTAKALTDSMNRDLPATNQINFLSTMLASMVGFLLMAAEPAKEGGFLTAFMGTKGLLTAFIAAFVTVNVYKVCVKNNVTIRMPEEVPPNISQVFKDLIPFTVSVILLYGLELIVKGTLGVTVAESIGTLLAPLFSAADGYLGITFIFGAYAFFWFVGIHGPSIVEPAIAAITYANIDTNLHLIQAGQHADKVITSGTQMFIVTMGGTGATLIVPFLFMWVCKSERNRAIGRASVVPTFFGVNEPILFGAPIVLNPTFFIPFIFAPIANVWIFKFFVDTLGMNSFSANLPWVTPAPLGIVLGTNFQVLSFILAALLVVVDVIIYYPFVKVYDEQILEEERSGKSNDSLKEKVAANFNTAKADAILEKAGVEGEPVQNNITKETNVLVLCAGGGTSGLLANALNKAAAEYNVPVKAAAGSYGAHREMLPEFDLVILAPQVASNYEDMKAETDKLGIKLAKTEGAQYIKLTRDGKGALAFVQEQFQ
- the lacF gene encoding PTS system, lactose-specific IIA component, with product MNREEMTLLGFEIVAYAGDARSKLLEALKAAENGDFAKADSLVVEAGSCIAEAHNSQTAMLAREASGEELPYSVTMMHGQDHLMTAILLKDVIPHLIELYKRGAK
- the lacD gene encoding Tagatose 1,6-diphosphate aldolase: MVLTEQKRKSLEKISDKNGVISALAFDQRGALKRLMAQYQDTEPTVAQMEELKVLVADELTKYASSMLLDPEYGLPATKALDKEAGLLLAYEKTGYDTSSTKRLPDCLDVWSAKRIKEQGADAVKFLLYYDVDSSDELNQQKQAYIERVGSECVGEDIPFFLEILAYDEEISDAGSVEYAKVKPRKVIEAMKVFSDPRFNIDVLKVEVPVNVKYVEGFADGEVVYSKAEAADFFKAQEEATNLPYIYLSAGVSAKLFQETLQFAHDSGAKFNGVLCGRATWAGSVEPYIKEGEKAAREWLRTTGFENIDELNKVLVKTASPWTDKV